The proteins below are encoded in one region of Ignavibacteria bacterium:
- a CDS encoding DUF1611 domain-containing protein translates to MMNRRIVILAEGKFSPLESKTCNQAIRYIPNEVVGVIDSRNAGKTANDILGFGNNIPIFSSLRHSFSQNPNTLLIGIAPMGGRLPNEWRAIITEAIQHKLNIISGLHTYLSDDEEFSSLAKKYDVTISDLRKIPNEYEVVAKGSWKTRTAKTILTVGTDCNVGKMTASLELHKEFVRRNLKSDFVATGQTGILLSGRGVAIDSVVSDFVAGAIEMEIDRRIAEGKEFIHVEGQGSLTHQGYSSVTLGLLHGVMPDAMILVHHPIRKFDDYGLQIPDLRKIISLHEEILSPFKKSKVVGIAMNTVNMNAQQIFEAKKKLEDETNLPVADVLTSEITILADAIQSFFY, encoded by the coding sequence ATGATGAATCGAAGAATCGTAATCCTCGCCGAAGGAAAATTTTCTCCGCTCGAATCGAAAACGTGCAATCAAGCGATTCGCTATATTCCCAATGAAGTTGTCGGTGTTATAGATAGTCGCAATGCAGGAAAAACTGCAAACGATATTCTTGGTTTCGGTAACAACATTCCAATTTTTTCTTCTCTCCGACATTCATTTTCACAAAATCCAAATACGCTTCTCATTGGTATTGCGCCGATGGGAGGTAGATTGCCGAACGAGTGGCGCGCAATTATCACCGAAGCGATTCAACACAAACTCAATATCATCAGTGGTTTGCACACGTATCTTTCCGATGATGAAGAATTTTCTTCGCTTGCAAAAAAATATGATGTTACAATTTCCGATTTAAGAAAAATTCCGAATGAATATGAAGTTGTCGCAAAAGGAAGTTGGAAAACACGAACAGCAAAAACAATTCTTACGGTTGGAACAGATTGCAACGTTGGAAAAATGACGGCATCGCTCGAACTCCATAAAGAATTTGTGCGAAGAAATTTGAAATCGGATTTTGTTGCAACGGGACAAACGGGAATTTTACTTTCGGGACGCGGTGTTGCGATTGATTCTGTCGTGAGTGATTTTGTTGCGGGCGCAATTGAAATGGAAATTGATAGGCGCATTGCAGAAGGAAAAGAATTTATTCACGTTGAAGGACAAGGTTCGCTGACACATCAAGGATATTCGAGTGTAACATTGGGATTACTGCACGGCGTGATGCCCGATGCGATGATTCTCGTTCATCATCCGATTCGCAAATTTGACGATTACGGTTTACAGATTCCGGATTTGAGAAAAATAATTTCTCTGCACGAAGAAATTCTTTCGCCATTTAAGAAATCAAAAGTTGTTGGCATTGCGATGAATACAGTGAATATGAACGCGCAACAAATTTTCGAAGCGAAAAAGAAATTGGAAGACGAAACTAATTTACCCGTTGCAGATGTTCTAACTTCCGAAATTACAATACTTGCTGATGCAATTCAAAGTTTTTTTTATTAG